In Streptococcus parasuis, the following proteins share a genomic window:
- the trhA gene encoding PAQR family membrane homeostasis protein TrhA — MNPSLKLSLQLSFGEEVANSVTHAVGALLMLALLPVTAIHSFQDYNVTAVVGMSIFVISLFLMFLSSSIYHSMPYASTHKYILRIIDHSMIYIAIAGSYTPVALSLVGGWLGYLIVGLQWGLTIFGILYKIFAKKINEKFSLFLYLFMGWLVVFILPAILQKTGLVFGILMLAGGLSYTIGALFYAKKKPYFHMIWHLFILLASALQYIAIVYFML, encoded by the coding sequence ATGAATCCTAGTTTGAAATTAAGCCTACAACTTTCCTTTGGTGAAGAAGTTGCTAATAGTGTCACACATGCGGTTGGAGCTCTATTGATGCTTGCTTTGCTTCCTGTCACAGCTATTCATTCCTTTCAAGATTATAATGTGACAGCGGTAGTTGGCATGTCTATCTTTGTCATCAGCCTATTTCTCATGTTCCTATCCTCTTCCATCTACCACTCCATGCCCTACGCTTCTACTCACAAATACATCCTAAGGATTATCGACCACAGCATGATTTACATTGCTATCGCTGGAAGCTACACACCTGTTGCCCTATCCTTGGTCGGTGGTTGGTTGGGGTATCTAATTGTTGGTTTGCAGTGGGGATTAACTATTTTTGGTATTCTCTACAAAATATTTGCCAAAAAAATCAATGAAAAATTCAGCCTTTTTCTCTATCTCTTTATGGGCTGGTTGGTTGTCTTTATTCTGCCAGCTATTCTGCAAAAGACTGGACTTGTTTTCGGAATTCTAATGCTAGCTGGTGGTTTATCTTATACCATTGGCGCCCTCTTCTACGCCAAGAAAAAGCCCTATTTCCATATGATTTGGCATCTCTTTATCCTACTAGCTTCGGCACTGCAATATATCGCCATTGTCTACTTTATGTTATAA
- the folB gene encoding dihydroneopterin aldolase — MDKISLKKCRFYGYHGAFKEEQVLGQIFTVDCDLFVDLTAASKTDNLEDTVHYGMVFETIKAVVEGKPYLLIEKVAGVICQEIFSQFPKVEKIRLAIYKENPPIAGHYDAVGIELERERP; from the coding sequence ATGGATAAGATTTCGCTGAAAAAATGTCGATTTTATGGCTATCATGGAGCCTTTAAGGAAGAACAAGTCCTTGGTCAAATTTTCACTGTAGACTGTGATTTGTTTGTTGACCTAACTGCGGCCTCCAAAACTGACAATTTAGAAGATACAGTTCACTATGGTATGGTTTTTGAAACGATTAAAGCAGTCGTGGAGGGAAAGCCTTATCTTCTCATTGAAAAGGTGGCAGGTGTCATTTGCCAAGAAATTTTTAGTCAGTTTCCAAAAGTGGAAAAGATTCGTTTGGCTATTTACAAGGAAAATCCACCAATTGCTGGCCATTATGATGCTGTTGGGATTGAATTGGAGCGTGAGCGACCATGA
- a CDS encoding helix-turn-helix transcriptional regulator produces the protein MAKRPVPLYDFATFGQAIKAARTSRNERRKKVSDEMNISPRYLANIENKGQQPSLQIFYELVTRYDISLDQFFFQDKTAEKSTQRRQLDTLLDSMSDKGIRIVTATAKEIAEVENEK, from the coding sequence ATGGCAAAAAGACCAGTACCTTTATATGACTTTGCAACTTTCGGGCAAGCAATAAAAGCGGCGCGGACGAGCAGAAATGAGCGCCGCAAGAAAGTAAGCGACGAAATGAACATTTCCCCTCGCTACCTTGCGAATATCGAAAACAAAGGGCAACAGCCAAGCCTGCAAATCTTTTATGAGCTTGTTACCCGTTATGACATATCCTTAGACCAATTCTTTTTCCAGGATAAGACAGCGGAAAAATCGACTCAAAGGCGGCAGCTCGACACGCTGCTTGACAGCATGAGCGATAAGGGAATACGGATTGTTACCGCAACAGCGAAAGAAATTGCAGAAGTCGAAAACGAAAAATGA
- the folE gene encoding GTP cyclohydrolase I FolE: MSKQEQIEQTIYQLLELLGEDPNREGLLDTPKRVAKMYLEMFNGLKEDPKDQFTAVFSEGHEEVVLVKDIPFHSMCEHHLVPFYGIAHVAYIPSKGRVTGLSKLARAVEVASRRPQLQERLTHQVAHALQDALEPEGVFVMVEAEHLCMSMRGIRKPGSKTVTTVALGKYKEDSVLRRELLSMIHNK, translated from the coding sequence ATGTCAAAACAAGAACAAATCGAACAAACAATTTACCAATTATTGGAATTATTGGGTGAAGATCCAAACCGTGAAGGTCTACTTGATACACCAAAACGAGTAGCTAAGATGTACTTGGAAATGTTTAATGGGCTAAAAGAGGATCCAAAAGATCAGTTTACAGCCGTTTTTTCAGAAGGTCATGAAGAGGTTGTTTTGGTGAAGGATATTCCTTTCCACTCCATGTGCGAGCACCATCTGGTACCTTTTTATGGGATAGCCCATGTAGCCTATATTCCAAGCAAAGGCCGTGTAACTGGTCTGAGTAAGCTAGCGCGTGCAGTGGAGGTGGCAAGCCGGCGACCTCAATTGCAGGAGCGCTTAACTCATCAAGTGGCTCATGCCCTTCAAGATGCCCTTGAGCCAGAAGGTGTATTTGTCATGGTTGAAGCGGAGCATTTGTGCATGAGTATGCGTGGTATACGCAAGCCAGGTAGTAAGACAGTGACCACAGTTGCTCTAGGAAAATATAAAGAAGATTCTGTTTTGCGCCGAGAACTCTTGTCCATGATTCACAATAAATAG
- a CDS encoding DUF4956 domain-containing protein: MQLFNSIFSTANSSITLVQMVLVFGVSLSMGVLLAAVYKYKSNYTKEFVITLSLMPALIAVIIALVNGNLGAGVAVAGTFSLIKFRSAAGSSKEMLAVLLAMAIGLATGMGFLGLAVFTTVILSACILVFENINFAQVNQNRRHLLVTVPMDFNYDQFFENQFGKSCKQSDLLSLKYKKKKEALVLEYQVLLDKKITDKRLVDTVLAAGPLDVVLNKQMPKKKFL, encoded by the coding sequence ATGCAGCTGTTTAATAGTATCTTTTCAACAGCCAATAGTAGTATCACCCTAGTCCAGATGGTCCTGGTATTCGGAGTCAGTCTATCCATGGGGGTACTCTTGGCGGCTGTTTACAAATATAAATCGAATTATACAAAGGAATTCGTTATCACTCTAAGTCTCATGCCGGCCTTGATTGCTGTAATCATTGCTTTGGTAAATGGGAACTTAGGTGCAGGTGTTGCGGTAGCAGGGACCTTTAGTCTAATTAAATTCCGCTCGGCAGCAGGTTCATCAAAAGAAATGCTTGCAGTTTTGCTGGCGATGGCAATTGGTCTTGCAACAGGAATGGGCTTCCTTGGTTTAGCCGTATTTACAACAGTCATCTTATCAGCTTGTATCTTGGTTTTTGAAAATATCAATTTTGCTCAAGTCAATCAAAATCGTCGTCATCTCTTAGTGACAGTCCCTATGGATTTCAATTATGATCAGTTTTTTGAAAATCAATTTGGTAAGTCTTGTAAGCAGTCTGATTTATTATCCCTTAAATACAAAAAGAAAAAAGAAGCACTTGTTTTAGAATATCAAGTCCTTCTTGATAAGAAAATTACAGATAAGCGTTTGGTAGATACAGTCTTAGCAGCGGGTCCGCTGGATGTTGTATTAAACAAACAAATGCCTAAGAAGAAATTCTTATAA
- a CDS encoding YdcF family protein: protein MTVFFCLFLAAISLFALIYFWERRSIFISLFALNILVWALAWIISTGILENNEILRLLAIAVAMVLFLALLSGPFVLLFTLYLNGFQILKREGVRFHNFLSMGLAVALTFYLFIAPFVVQSLSGISFFNMLFVYVGFLVSYAIIISMLYTTSSFVNLVNLFPGKLDYVVVLGAGLIGDKVTPLLASRIEKGIAIYQKHPGSKLIMSGGQGPDELLAEGQAMANYALEQGIPAEDIVIENQSTNTEENLKFSYALVKPGSRFALVTNYYHVFRALLLARQLKIKCIGYGAKTRFYFSLNAFIREFVGYLVMSRKAHLVFLSIVSALYLIGVIISLMH, encoded by the coding sequence TTGACAGTCTTTTTCTGCTTATTTTTAGCAGCTATCAGTCTGTTTGCTCTCATCTATTTCTGGGAGCGGCGGTCGATTTTCATCTCACTGTTTGCCTTGAACATCCTCGTCTGGGCCTTGGCATGGATTATCTCAACAGGCATTCTCGAAAACAATGAAATCTTGCGCTTGCTGGCTATAGCTGTGGCGATGGTGCTCTTTTTAGCCTTGTTAAGTGGTCCATTTGTCCTGCTTTTCACACTTTATCTAAATGGTTTTCAGATTTTGAAGAGAGAAGGGGTTCGTTTCCATAATTTCCTATCCATGGGACTGGCAGTCGCCCTGACTTTCTATCTCTTCATCGCTCCCTTTGTGGTTCAATCCCTTTCAGGCATCAGCTTTTTCAACATGCTGTTCGTCTACGTTGGTTTTTTGGTGTCATATGCTATTATCATCAGCATGCTCTATACCACGTCTAGCTTTGTCAATTTGGTCAATCTTTTTCCAGGCAAGCTTGATTATGTGGTGGTGCTGGGAGCAGGTCTGATTGGTGACAAGGTGACGCCACTTTTGGCTTCGCGGATTGAAAAAGGCATAGCGATCTACCAGAAACACCCTGGTAGCAAGCTCATCATGTCAGGCGGACAGGGTCCTGATGAACTCTTGGCAGAGGGGCAGGCTATGGCTAATTATGCCTTGGAACAGGGGATTCCTGCGGAAGATATTGTGATAGAAAACCAATCAACTAATACCGAGGAAAACTTGAAATTTTCCTATGCCCTGGTGAAACCTGGTAGTCGATTTGCACTTGTAACCAATTACTATCACGTTTTCAGAGCTCTGCTATTGGCACGACAATTGAAAATCAAATGTATCGGCTACGGCGCAAAAACCAGATTTTACTTTAGCCTTAATGCTTTCATTCGGGAATTTGTTGGGTACTTGGTTATGAGCCGAAAGGCGCATTTGGTATTTTTGAGCATCGTGTCAGCCCTTTATCTGATTGGAGTGATCATCAGTTTAATGCATTAA
- a CDS encoding NADH:flavin oxidoreductase/NADH oxidase yields the protein MSLLLSPVEIAGLSLKNRVVMPPMCMYEVKNEDGLPTAFHHVHYGARAIGGVGLIIQEATAVEPDGRLSNRDLGIWSDCQGRALADLVRELKAFGSKVGIQLSHGGRKAADAIQPIGPSAVRYSEEYQVPKEMTLDDIQRVQSAFVSAARRAQEAGYDMIEIHGAHGYLVNEFLEPLTNLRSDEYGGTLENRFRFLREIVEGVKSAFNGPIWVRLSVTAYDETGTQNTLQDYQQIAKWLEELGVACLDISTGGLMDVKPNIPIYGGYQATFSAQIKQAVSIPVTAVGLLHNPELAEYLLQTGQADLIQVGRGLIRNVNWLADAAETLHDHDFQVYNNSYKRGQVR from the coding sequence ATGTCTTTACTCTTATCACCAGTTGAAATTGCAGGTTTGTCATTAAAGAATCGTGTGGTTATGCCACCTATGTGCATGTACGAGGTTAAAAATGAGGATGGCTTGCCAACGGCTTTTCATCATGTTCATTATGGGGCGCGTGCGATTGGTGGAGTTGGACTCATTATTCAAGAGGCTACAGCGGTAGAACCAGATGGGCGCTTGTCCAATCGTGATTTGGGAATATGGTCTGATTGTCAAGGTAGGGCCTTAGCGGACTTAGTAAGGGAGTTGAAAGCATTTGGAAGTAAAGTTGGAATTCAGCTTAGCCATGGTGGGCGAAAAGCTGCTGATGCTATACAGCCAATCGGCCCAAGTGCTGTACGGTACAGTGAAGAATACCAAGTACCAAAAGAAATGACCTTAGACGATATTCAACGTGTTCAGTCAGCTTTTGTATCTGCTGCTCGACGAGCTCAAGAAGCTGGTTACGATATGATTGAGATACACGGTGCACATGGTTACCTGGTAAATGAGTTTTTAGAGCCCTTAACTAACCTACGTTCGGATGAATATGGCGGAACTTTAGAAAATCGTTTCCGGTTTCTGAGGGAGATTGTTGAAGGAGTTAAATCAGCATTTAATGGACCAATTTGGGTACGTTTATCAGTAACAGCTTATGATGAAACAGGAACACAAAATACTCTTCAAGATTACCAACAAATTGCCAAATGGCTAGAAGAACTTGGGGTGGCTTGTTTAGATATTTCTACGGGTGGTTTGATGGATGTGAAGCCCAATATCCCTATTTATGGAGGCTATCAAGCTACATTTTCAGCACAAATCAAACAAGCAGTCTCTATTCCAGTAACAGCAGTTGGTTTGTTACATAATCCAGAGTTAGCCGAGTATCTATTGCAAACAGGACAAGCTGATCTCATTCAAGTGGGACGCGGTCTAATACGAAATGTCAATTGGTTGGCTGATGCAGCAGAGACACTACACGATCATGATTTTCAGGTCTATAACAACTCCTACAAACGAGGACAGGTGAGGTGA
- a CDS encoding DUF1836 domain-containing protein — MKQTLPYWHELPDLDLYLDQVLLYVNQVVNSQESLEQKSLYSMKIYSSLGNEADDRTGVHQGKLTRDNVDFRRVLTAAMINNYVKHKQIEKPVKKKYQKQQVARLIALTILKNVFSIQEISQTLNLLLHSNNSETLYNHFVDCMRNEESDETPDIIRYACQSVKLYYKTRQLTMELERSHHES; from the coding sequence ATGAAACAAACCCTCCCCTACTGGCATGAATTACCTGACTTAGATTTGTATTTGGACCAAGTTCTGCTGTATGTCAATCAAGTAGTCAATTCTCAGGAAAGCCTTGAACAGAAGAGTTTATACTCAATGAAAATCTACAGTAGCCTAGGAAACGAAGCCGATGATAGAACTGGGGTTCATCAAGGCAAGTTGACAAGGGATAATGTTGATTTTCGAAGAGTATTAACTGCTGCAATGATCAATAACTATGTCAAACACAAACAGATTGAAAAACCTGTTAAGAAAAAATATCAAAAACAGCAAGTTGCCCGCTTGATAGCATTGACTATCTTAAAAAATGTCTTTTCCATTCAAGAAATCAGTCAGACCTTAAATCTTCTTCTCCACTCGAACAACTCTGAAACCTTATACAATCATTTTGTTGACTGTATGCGAAATGAGGAGAGCGATGAAACTCCTGACATCATTCGTTATGCCTGCCAGTCTGTTAAACTATATTACAAAACCCGTCAACTCACTATGGAATTAGAAAGGAGTCACCATGAATCCTAG
- a CDS encoding DUF3795 domain-containing protein translates to MKMPMKIETEMFAPCGMNCMVCYKHCYIKKTKQPCGGCMVESKGKPEHCRKCKIKDCVQSKGITYCYECSDFPCKLIKSLEKSYNKRYSESLIENSRIVMQKGIPHLMEAHIQKYACPECGGIISLHDKVCTECGKEINQKLLPA, encoded by the coding sequence ATGAAAATGCCTATGAAAATTGAAACGGAAATGTTTGCACCATGCGGAATGAATTGTATGGTCTGTTATAAGCATTGTTATATTAAGAAAACAAAACAGCCTTGTGGTGGTTGTATGGTAGAGAGTAAAGGAAAACCAGAGCATTGCCGCAAGTGCAAAATTAAAGATTGTGTTCAATCAAAAGGAATAACCTATTGCTATGAATGTAGTGACTTTCCTTGTAAGCTAATAAAGAGCCTTGAAAAAAGTTATAACAAACGTTATAGCGAAAGCCTTATTGAAAATAGCAGAATTGTAATGCAAAAGGGAATACCTCATCTCATGGAAGCCCATATTCAGAAATACGCTTGCCCCGAATGTGGTGGCATAATTTCCCTACATGATAAAGTTTGTACTGAATGTGGAAAGGAAATAAATCAAAAATTATTGCCCGCCTAA
- the folK gene encoding 2-amino-4-hydroxy-6-hydroxymethyldihydropteridine diphosphokinase has product MKHQAYLSIGSNMGDRLAYLQAALEQLDNHPDCQLDLVSSIYETPAWGKTDQADFLNLACLVYTDLSAADFLSVCQKIELALDRVRIEKWGQRTIDLDIVFWNKEMIQEENLIVPHPYAHERGFVLKPLSDIAIDYRHPGLNKTVGEMLRDLGEQNEIRRYVLGDL; this is encoded by the coding sequence ATGAAACATCAGGCCTATCTGAGCATTGGGAGCAATATGGGGGACAGACTGGCTTATTTGCAAGCCGCTTTGGAGCAATTAGACAACCATCCAGACTGCCAACTTGATTTGGTTTCCTCCATTTATGAAACTCCAGCTTGGGGAAAGACAGATCAAGCAGATTTCCTAAATTTAGCTTGTTTGGTATATACCGATTTGTCGGCAGCAGATTTTCTTAGTGTTTGCCAGAAAATCGAACTAGCCTTAGACAGAGTAAGGATTGAAAAATGGGGTCAACGAACCATTGATTTGGATATTGTGTTCTGGAATAAGGAAATGATTCAGGAGGAGAATTTAATCGTTCCTCACCCCTATGCCCATGAGCGTGGTTTTGTACTTAAGCCACTTTCTGATATAGCGATAGATTATCGCCACCCAGGTTTAAACAAGACAGTTGGAGAAATGTTAAGAGATCTAGGGGAACAAAATGAGATAAGGAGATACGTTTTAGGAGATTTATGA
- a CDS encoding NUDIX hydrolase, with translation MTKKPVQLATICYIDNGKEFLLLHRNKKENDVHEGKWIGVGGKLEPGETPQACAIREVFEETGLTVTKHALKGIITFPDFTPNCDWYTYVFKITGFEGTIIECNEGDLEWVPYDQVLTKPTWEGDRHFQQWLLENRPFFSASFQYDGDTLVDYSVDFYGE, from the coding sequence ATGACTAAGAAACCAGTCCAATTAGCGACAATTTGTTACATTGATAATGGCAAGGAATTTCTCCTCCTTCATCGAAATAAGAAAGAAAATGATGTCCATGAAGGGAAGTGGATTGGAGTTGGTGGCAAACTTGAACCAGGCGAAACCCCTCAAGCCTGCGCCATTCGTGAGGTATTTGAAGAGACAGGCCTAACTGTCACAAAGCATGCCTTAAAAGGAATTATCACCTTTCCAGATTTCACCCCTAATTGTGATTGGTACACCTATGTCTTTAAAATTACTGGCTTTGAAGGAACAATTATTGAGTGTAATGAAGGCGATTTGGAATGGGTTCCCTACGATCAGGTTTTAACAAAGCCGACTTGGGAAGGCGACCGTCATTTTCAACAGTGGCTTCTGGAAAATCGCCCCTTCTTCTCTGCAAGTTTTCAATATGATGGAGACACACTCGTCGACTATAGTGTCGATTTTTATGGTGAGTAG
- the folP gene encoding dihydropteroate synthase yields the protein MSIEQLAHQVSIMGILNVTPDSFSDGGAYNEIESALAQVEKLLSEGATVIDVGGESTRPGATFVSEEDEIARVVPIIRAIKEKYDCLVSIDTYKTSTARAALEAGADILNDVWAGLYDGNMLALAAEYKVPIILMHNQKEEVYDDIVGEVKNFLVERAQAALEAGVAADNIWLDPGFGFSKNVQHNLDLLQGLEQITALGYPVLFGISRKRVVDYLLGGNSLPVDRDQATAALSAWAVQKGCKMVRVHNVADNRDIVKVLAQLTAGGQNG from the coding sequence ATGTCTATTGAACAATTAGCCCATCAAGTATCAATTATGGGAATACTCAATGTGACACCGGATTCTTTTTCGGATGGTGGCGCCTATAATGAAATCGAATCTGCTCTAGCCCAAGTTGAAAAGTTGTTGTCGGAAGGTGCGACTGTCATTGATGTTGGAGGGGAGTCCACTCGACCTGGTGCAACATTTGTGTCTGAAGAAGATGAGATCGCACGAGTGGTTCCGATTATCCGCGCAATTAAAGAAAAATACGATTGTTTGGTCAGCATTGACACCTATAAAACGAGCACGGCTCGTGCAGCCTTAGAAGCGGGTGCTGATATCTTGAATGATGTATGGGCTGGCCTTTATGACGGAAATATGCTGGCTTTAGCCGCAGAGTATAAAGTACCAATCATTCTCATGCACAATCAAAAAGAAGAAGTCTATGACGATATTGTAGGAGAAGTAAAAAACTTTCTGGTGGAGCGTGCGCAAGCAGCCTTAGAGGCTGGAGTTGCAGCAGATAACATTTGGTTGGATCCAGGATTTGGTTTTTCAAAAAATGTTCAACATAATTTGGACCTCCTTCAAGGTCTGGAACAGATTACTGCTCTTGGTTACCCTGTTCTATTTGGAATATCTCGTAAGCGCGTGGTAGATTATCTGCTTGGTGGAAATAGTTTACCTGTTGACCGTGATCAAGCAACAGCAGCCCTGTCTGCATGGGCAGTGCAAAAGGGATGCAAAATGGTCCGTGTTCATAATGTGGCAGACAACAGAGATATTGTAAAAGTTTTGGCTCAGTTAACTGCAGGAGGGCAGAATGGATAA
- a CDS encoding GntP family permease, with protein sequence MTILATLGVLLAIIAIIYWTSKNLHVIIAAPLASLIIILTNQMNVLEVMLGKDQSYMAGLAGFLINNFTIFMLGSILAQYMEASGATQTIANSILKVMGKDSPYKGLLAITLIASILTYGGVSIFVVIFTLLPLSRPLFKELNINWALFPLPVFLGAGTYTMTTLPGAPSIQNVIPTKVLGTSLTAAPVISLAASLTLLVFGLLYMAYCLKKSLANGETYTEEEDETVVALADKAPNLFLSVLPLLSLIGTIFLMSQTPNVLAIGLLVSIILSALIFFPYLPNQKEILNTATLASVVPAFATSSTVAFGTVLTLSAGFAVIQEWIQQIPGSPLISLSVSTALVSGIIGSSSGAVGIASSQFLPTYMEMGMNPELLHRVVVVASAILTVVPQSGVMITFHNLSRLSMKRGLKYSFILVTVGHILALLVILLLAPIFY encoded by the coding sequence ATGACAATCTTAGCGACTTTAGGAGTGTTATTGGCTATTATTGCCATTATTTATTGGACATCAAAGAACTTACATGTGATTATTGCTGCCCCGCTTGCTAGTTTAATCATTATCTTGACAAACCAAATGAATGTTTTGGAAGTCATGTTGGGGAAAGACCAGTCTTATATGGCTGGGTTAGCTGGTTTTTTAATCAATAATTTTACCATTTTTATGTTGGGGTCTATTTTAGCCCAGTATATGGAAGCAAGTGGAGCTACGCAGACGATTGCTAATAGTATTTTAAAAGTGATGGGCAAAGATAGTCCTTATAAAGGTTTGTTGGCTATTACATTGATTGCTTCTATTTTAACCTATGGTGGCGTGAGTATCTTTGTAGTGATTTTTACCTTACTCCCTTTGTCTCGCCCCCTGTTTAAAGAATTAAATATTAACTGGGCGCTTTTCCCGCTACCAGTCTTTTTGGGAGCAGGGACCTACACAATGACCACTTTACCAGGGGCCCCCTCTATTCAAAATGTTATTCCAACAAAGGTATTGGGAACCAGTTTGACAGCGGCACCAGTTATCAGTTTGGCAGCTAGTTTAACACTATTAGTATTCGGACTGCTCTATATGGCCTACTGTTTAAAGAAAAGTCTAGCAAATGGAGAAACTTATACAGAGGAAGAGGATGAAACTGTAGTAGCGTTAGCTGATAAGGCCCCTAATCTATTTTTATCAGTTTTGCCTTTATTGAGTTTGATTGGAACGATTTTCCTCATGAGTCAAACTCCCAACGTCTTAGCGATAGGATTGCTTGTCTCTATCATCCTATCAGCCTTGATTTTCTTTCCATACTTACCAAACCAAAAAGAGATTTTAAATACTGCAACGCTAGCATCTGTTGTACCAGCATTTGCGACTTCTAGCACTGTAGCTTTTGGGACAGTGTTAACCCTGTCTGCTGGATTTGCAGTCATTCAAGAATGGATTCAACAAATTCCTGGGTCCCCATTGATTAGTTTGTCTGTCTCGACAGCACTGGTTAGTGGTATTATTGGCTCTTCATCAGGGGCTGTTGGTATCGCCTCCAGTCAATTTTTACCAACCTATATGGAAATGGGAATGAATCCAGAATTACTCCATCGTGTGGTAGTGGTTGCGTCAGCTATTTTGACAGTTGTGCCTCAGTCTGGTGTAATGATTACCTTCCACAATCTATCAAGACTAAGTATGAAACGTGGGCTTAAGTATTCGTTTATCCTAGTGACAGTAGGTCATATTTTAGCTTTGTTGGTTATCTTGCTATTAGCTCCTATTTTTTATTGA
- the ylqF gene encoding ribosome biogenesis GTPase YlqF, whose protein sequence is MAIIQWYPGHMSKARRQVQENIKHVDFVTILVDARLPLSSQNPMLTKIVGDKPKLMILNKVDLADPVRTKEWQSYFEGQGIRTLAINSKEQATVKKVTDAAKSLMKDKIERLRERGIQKETLRTMIIGIPNAGKSTLMNRLAGKKIAVVGNKPGVTKGQQWLKSNKDLEILDTPGILWPKFEDQEVGLKLALTGAIKDQLLPMDEVTIFGLDYFKANYPERLQERFKGMDLEQETSELIMDWTKKLGFRDDYDRFYNLFIKDVRDGRLGTYTLDRVSDLDGND, encoded by the coding sequence ATGGCAATTATTCAATGGTATCCGGGCCACATGTCAAAAGCGCGCCGTCAGGTGCAGGAAAACATCAAGCATGTTGATTTCGTGACTATTTTGGTCGATGCCCGCCTGCCTTTATCCAGTCAAAACCCAATGTTGACTAAGATTGTTGGTGACAAGCCCAAGCTCATGATTCTCAACAAGGTCGATTTGGCTGACCCTGTTCGAACCAAAGAATGGCAGAGCTACTTTGAAGGTCAGGGCATTCGTACCCTTGCCATCAACTCAAAAGAGCAAGCGACGGTGAAAAAGGTGACCGACGCAGCCAAGAGTCTGATGAAAGACAAGATTGAACGTCTCCGCGAAAGAGGGATTCAAAAAGAAACCCTGCGAACCATGATTATCGGTATTCCAAATGCTGGAAAATCCACCCTTATGAACCGTCTGGCTGGAAAGAAAATCGCCGTTGTTGGCAACAAACCAGGTGTGACGAAAGGTCAACAGTGGCTCAAGTCCAATAAAGATCTTGAAATCCTTGATACACCAGGTATTCTCTGGCCTAAATTTGAGGACCAGGAAGTTGGACTTAAGTTGGCTCTGACAGGAGCCATTAAGGACCAGCTCTTGCCTATGGATGAAGTCACTATTTTTGGTTTGGACTATTTCAAGGCCAACTACCCAGAACGCTTACAAGAGCGGTTCAAGGGCATGGATTTGGAGCAGGAAACGTCTGAACTCATCATGGACTGGACCAAGAAATTGGGTTTCCGTGATGATTATGACCGTTTTTACAACCTCTTTATCAAGGATGTTCGAGACGGGCGTTTGGGCACCTATACATTAGACAGGGTGAGTGACTTAGATGGCAACGATTAA
- a CDS encoding ribonuclease HII, whose amino-acid sequence MATIKEVTALLAQVDSLDSPVWAELAQDVRAGVQAAIKKRQKELEKEAAEDARLEAMLFYEKALYENGVELIAGIDEVGRGPLAGPVVAAAVILPKGCKIRYLNDSKKIPKSKHEAIYNEIIEHAVAVGVGVKDAAVIDQVNIYEATKLAMLEALGQLSQEPEHLLIDAMKLDTSISQTSIIKGDANSLSIAAASIVAKVTRDKMMADYDKEFSGYGFAKNAGYGTAEHLGGLNKLGITPIHRKTFEPIKSMVAGGN is encoded by the coding sequence ATGGCAACGATTAAGGAAGTGACCGCTCTGCTGGCTCAGGTGGACAGTTTAGACAGCCCTGTCTGGGCAGAGTTGGCTCAGGACGTGCGAGCAGGGGTCCAGGCTGCCATCAAGAAACGCCAAAAGGAGTTGGAAAAAGAAGCAGCAGAAGACGCTCGCTTAGAAGCTATGCTATTCTACGAAAAAGCCCTTTATGAAAATGGGGTGGAGTTAATCGCTGGCATCGACGAAGTCGGCCGGGGGCCTCTAGCAGGTCCTGTGGTGGCTGCAGCGGTTATCTTGCCCAAGGGTTGCAAAATCCGCTACCTCAACGACTCCAAGAAAATTCCAAAGTCCAAGCACGAGGCTATTTACAATGAAATAATTGAGCATGCTGTAGCAGTCGGTGTGGGCGTCAAAGATGCAGCTGTCATCGACCAGGTCAACATCTACGAGGCAACCAAGTTAGCTATGCTGGAGGCTTTGGGGCAGTTGAGCCAAGAGCCTGAACACCTCTTGATAGATGCAATGAAGTTGGATACCTCCATATCGCAAACCTCTATCATCAAGGGGGACGCCAATAGCCTGTCTATCGCAGCTGCCTCTATCGTGGCCAAGGTGACGCGGGACAAGATGATGGCGGATTATGACAAGGAGTTCTCAGGCTACGGCTTCGCAAAGAATGCAGGCTATGGAACGGCAGAGCACTTGGGAGGCTTGAACAAGCTTGGCATCACGCCCATTCACCGTAAGACCTTTGAGCCCATTAAGTCTATGGTAGCAGGGGGAAACTAG